One Fuerstiella marisgermanici DNA window includes the following coding sequences:
- a CDS encoding phosphate ABC transporter substrate-binding protein, protein MMQFPRMAGLVALLVCPGLCDEASQRKETTSPDHSAFQQDIVGLWMMGQSLCEGAESVPVVTPTDSGWGNIMFHRGVRTWAARQHCVEPEKRPDAQFTFAPLTATQSGGLGETIANGMADHLKSRLVASLSGTTQKRTQNPQLLVTYAGQGGRLIDELSSVDQSNDARTPENRRHGGGYYKTSLDDARRAYVQAESLGKTFSIAALIWMQGEANGGPTGGINPSRWGEELQRPDGQEWYRDRLVDYRQQWSRDLKLITGQADDIPMFTYQTQGPAGEAQLMAADRDANITMVGPHYMIPSGVNSRYASRHGDPIHMSADGERWYGEQVAKVIHRTLVEGEDWQPLRPLAASLASDRGSVVAEFDVPRPPLVLDKSFLAGEQYPLGDAFHSLYGFQIRDANRAVLAIKDVEIKSPTSVRIRLKSPVKEGTTCTLSYGLPYAGQLGKILEIQKGPPRDTEPTTELVIAGPLDNRLKRLQAEGAFHVTNMDSGDNYARAPIRQVTEVDGNIILSFENRERRNGKDFAVGQTLTALRCFSYGNLRDSDPEQAIHKFGDTAYGTRAGQPYPLWNWCVLFNRFPIIEE, encoded by the coding sequence ATGATGCAATTTCCCCGAATGGCTGGCCTTGTTGCCTTGTTGGTGTGCCCCGGTTTATGCGACGAAGCCTCGCAAAGAAAAGAAACTACGTCGCCTGATCATTCGGCCTTCCAACAGGATATCGTTGGGTTGTGGATGATGGGGCAATCGTTGTGTGAAGGGGCGGAATCCGTGCCAGTCGTGACCCCGACCGATTCCGGCTGGGGGAATATTATGTTCCATCGTGGAGTCCGCACCTGGGCTGCGCGGCAACATTGCGTGGAACCGGAGAAACGGCCTGACGCTCAGTTTACCTTCGCCCCACTCACGGCGACTCAGTCTGGCGGCCTGGGCGAAACGATCGCCAATGGCATGGCCGATCATTTGAAGTCGCGTCTGGTAGCATCGCTTTCGGGCACCACACAGAAGCGCACGCAGAATCCTCAATTGCTTGTAACCTATGCAGGGCAGGGAGGACGATTGATTGATGAACTATCCAGCGTCGATCAGTCGAATGATGCTCGAACCCCGGAGAATCGACGGCATGGCGGTGGGTACTACAAAACCAGTCTCGACGACGCGCGACGCGCTTATGTTCAGGCGGAATCTCTGGGCAAGACATTTTCGATTGCTGCGTTGATCTGGATGCAAGGAGAAGCCAACGGCGGACCAACCGGAGGAATCAATCCCAGTCGTTGGGGCGAGGAACTTCAACGTCCCGACGGACAGGAATGGTACCGCGACCGTTTAGTTGACTACCGACAGCAATGGTCTCGCGATCTGAAATTGATCACCGGGCAGGCGGATGACATTCCAATGTTCACGTATCAAACTCAGGGGCCAGCGGGTGAAGCTCAGTTGATGGCGGCAGACCGCGACGCCAACATCACGATGGTTGGTCCTCACTACATGATTCCTAGTGGCGTCAACAGCCGCTACGCGAGTCGGCACGGTGATCCGATTCATATGTCTGCCGACGGCGAACGCTGGTACGGCGAACAAGTGGCCAAGGTCATTCATCGAACTCTTGTCGAAGGCGAAGACTGGCAGCCACTGCGTCCTCTAGCAGCATCGCTGGCTTCTGACCGTGGCAGCGTCGTAGCAGAATTCGATGTTCCGCGCCCTCCGCTCGTGCTGGACAAGTCGTTCCTGGCGGGTGAGCAGTATCCGCTGGGAGACGCTTTCCATTCGCTGTATGGATTCCAGATCCGCGACGCGAACCGAGCGGTCCTGGCAATAAAGGATGTGGAAATCAAATCGCCAACAAGCGTTCGCATCCGCTTGAAGTCGCCGGTGAAAGAAGGAACGACCTGCACGTTGAGCTACGGACTGCCGTATGCTGGTCAATTGGGAAAAATCCTGGAGATTCAAAAAGGACCACCGCGCGACACTGAGCCAACAACGGAACTGGTGATCGCCGGGCCCTTGGACAATCGACTAAAAAGATTGCAGGCCGAAGGCGCCTTTCACGTGACCAACATGGATTCCGGCGACAACTACGCTCGAGCTCCCATTCGGCAAGTGACTGAAGTCGATGGCAACATCATCCTAAGCTTTGAAAATCGTGAACGCCGGAACGGCAAGGACTTTGCCGTGGGGCAGACTCTGACAGCACTGCGATGTTTTTCATACGGCAACCTGCGGGATTCCGATCCCGAACAGGCCATCCATAAGTTTGGCGACACAGCCTATGGCACGCGAGCCGGCCAACCGTATCCACTGTGGAACTGGTGCGTACTGTTCAACCGCTTTCCCATCATCGAAGAATAG
- a CDS encoding HTTM domain-containing protein gives MMAGTTTDVVGLAKDRPTVLSRLFRPVDIASLVFIRIAFGTILLWHLRELFQSGAIDALYDSDQFHFRYLGFNWVHPWPEPGMRLHFAALSVLAACIVLGLFYRYAALLFCVGFTYVLLLDRTAYHNHYYLIILLSGILAVVPAHGSFSLDVCWRPKLRLSVVPVWMLWLVRFQVGIVYVYSGFAKLEQDWIIRLQPVRLLLARETDFPILGAFFREEWMIALFSYGGLAFDLLIIPLLLWRPTRTFAFLVAIGFHLLNVLLFDIGIFPWLMIALTTIFFEPSWPRRFLFWQAAAKRCKGVPNGLANPTAETNFAGQWWTLAFLAVYVTTQLLIPLRHHLYPGNPNWTEEGQNFSWRLMHRVKACRDVVFVASSPAAQRTWHIRPPTSLTEKQVIRMSGHPDLILEFSHFLANEMRAAGYEDVQIRALTSVSLNGREQQPLLAPDTDLAMQHRSWRHQPWILPLEP, from the coding sequence ATGATGGCTGGAACCACAACCGATGTCGTGGGTCTTGCTAAAGATCGCCCGACCGTGCTGAGCCGACTGTTTCGCCCCGTGGACATTGCGAGCCTTGTGTTCATACGAATTGCCTTTGGCACAATTTTGCTGTGGCATTTGCGGGAGCTGTTTCAGTCTGGAGCCATCGACGCCCTTTACGATTCCGATCAGTTTCACTTCCGCTACCTCGGATTCAACTGGGTGCACCCCTGGCCGGAGCCCGGCATGCGATTGCATTTTGCTGCACTCAGTGTTCTGGCCGCATGCATCGTTTTGGGATTGTTCTATCGCTATGCCGCACTGCTGTTCTGCGTGGGATTTACCTATGTACTGTTGCTGGACCGAACCGCGTATCACAACCATTACTACCTGATAATTTTGCTGAGCGGTATTCTGGCCGTCGTGCCGGCGCACGGCAGTTTTTCTCTGGATGTCTGTTGGCGTCCCAAATTGCGTTTGTCTGTTGTGCCGGTTTGGATGTTGTGGTTGGTGAGATTCCAAGTGGGAATTGTGTATGTCTATTCAGGCTTCGCGAAACTCGAGCAGGATTGGATCATCCGCTTGCAACCTGTCCGTTTGTTGCTTGCCCGGGAAACAGATTTCCCGATCCTCGGGGCGTTTTTCCGCGAGGAATGGATGATCGCGTTATTCAGCTATGGCGGCCTGGCATTCGACCTCCTGATCATCCCCTTGCTGCTGTGGCGTCCGACTCGAACGTTCGCGTTCCTCGTCGCAATCGGATTTCACCTCCTGAATGTACTTCTGTTTGACATCGGAATCTTTCCGTGGCTGATGATCGCGTTGACGACAATTTTCTTCGAACCATCCTGGCCGCGTCGTTTTCTGTTTTGGCAAGCAGCAGCGAAACGTTGCAAAGGCGTGCCCAACGGATTGGCAAATCCGACCGCAGAAACAAACTTTGCAGGTCAATGGTGGACGCTGGCGTTTTTAGCGGTCTACGTGACCACCCAGCTTTTGATTCCGCTGCGGCATCATCTTTATCCCGGCAATCCCAACTGGACGGAAGAAGGCCAGAATTTTTCATGGCGGCTTATGCATCGAGTCAAAGCGTGTCGCGACGTTGTTTTCGTGGCATCTTCGCCCGCTGCTCAGCGGACGTGGCACATTCGGCCCCCAACTTCGCTGACAGAAAAACAAGTGATCCGGATGTCCGGGCATCCCGACCTGATTCTGGAATTCAGCCACTTTCTGGCCAACGAAATGCGTGCTGCTGGGTATGAAGATGTTCAAATTCGTGCACTGACGTCGGTCTCATTAAACGGCCGTGAGCAACAACCACTGCTCGCCCCGGACACCGACCTGGCGATGCAGCACAGGTCGTGGCGGCATCAGCCCTGGATTCTTCCGCTGGAACCGTGA
- a CDS encoding HTTM domain-containing protein has translation MEKTYYLNHEYLICLLCFVMAFVPAHRVWSGDSLRPGRHSGSTTPAWTLWLLRFQIAIPYIYAGIAKLDRDWLQGAAVQLGLQERLDVPFIGSWLQHNTAAWSIVYGGLLFDLPIVPCLLWPRTRMAAFAIAALFHTINAVLFDIGVFPWLMIAATTLFLPPDWPRRAMRFGGRNQASDQRPAVEITEPVAAAEKDPNTATVFVLLLFVVVQLLVPFRHHLYPGNPSWTGEGDNFAWRMMLNHKRGGVAFHAVKPGTSQRLPIDVRPMLSRFQYRRLISDPDLILQLAHRLSEGFQKDGFENFEIHAVALVSLNGRRPQLLIDPELDLSQEQRSMFHRPFVLPLTEAVPEQLWNVPVRDWAEDFPELFPAATEDAGSL, from the coding sequence TTGGAAAAAACTTACTACCTGAATCATGAATATTTAATATGCCTGCTCTGTTTCGTCATGGCATTCGTTCCGGCGCACCGAGTTTGGTCGGGCGACAGCCTGCGGCCGGGCAGACATTCCGGTTCGACGACGCCCGCCTGGACACTGTGGCTGCTGCGATTTCAGATTGCGATTCCGTATATTTATGCTGGCATCGCAAAACTTGATCGCGACTGGCTGCAGGGCGCGGCTGTCCAATTGGGGCTGCAGGAACGCCTGGACGTTCCGTTCATTGGCAGCTGGCTGCAACACAACACGGCTGCCTGGAGTATCGTCTACGGCGGTCTGCTGTTTGATTTGCCAATCGTGCCGTGCCTACTGTGGCCGAGAACTCGGATGGCCGCCTTCGCGATCGCGGCTTTGTTTCACACCATCAACGCCGTTCTGTTTGATATCGGTGTGTTTCCATGGCTGATGATCGCCGCAACGACGCTGTTTCTCCCGCCAGATTGGCCTCGTCGAGCCATGCGGTTTGGGGGCCGCAACCAGGCGTCAGACCAGCGTCCGGCTGTGGAGATCACCGAACCTGTTGCCGCCGCTGAAAAAGATCCTAATACCGCGACGGTGTTCGTCCTGCTGTTATTTGTTGTAGTGCAACTGCTGGTCCCATTTCGCCATCACCTGTATCCCGGCAATCCGAGCTGGACGGGCGAAGGAGACAACTTTGCGTGGCGAATGATGCTCAACCACAAACGAGGGGGCGTCGCGTTTCATGCCGTCAAGCCTGGAACGTCGCAACGGCTGCCGATTGACGTTCGCCCGATGTTGTCGCGGTTTCAATATCGACGACTGATCAGCGATCCCGATCTGATTCTGCAGCTTGCTCACCGTCTTTCGGAAGGCTTTCAAAAGGACGGCTTTGAAAACTTCGAGATTCACGCCGTCGCACTTGTGTCGTTAAATGGGCGGCGGCCTCAGCTGTTAATCGATCCCGAACTGGATTTGTCGCAGGAACAACGTTCGATGTTCCACCGGCCATTCGTGCTCCCCCTGACGGAGGCAGTGCCTGAGCAACTATGGAACGTGCCAGTGCGAGACTGGGCAGAGGATTTTCCAGAACTGTTTCCCGCCGCGACAGAAGATGCGGGTTCTTTATGA
- a CDS encoding ISAs1 family transposase, whose translation MPLSTSFVDHFSDVTDPRRGEPVYPLQNILFIAVCAVISGADDFVAIAKFGRTKRDWFAKYLDLSAGIPSHDRFNAILALIRPAEFEKCLLNWITSLQKISDGQIIAIDGKTLRRSYDKASGKSAIHMVSAWATANHISLGQVVVDAKSNEITAIPKLLELIEVSGALVTIDAMGCQTEIASKIVDAEADYCLAAKGNQPTLHAGLVAFFADHLEDDFARCPVRRFETKENTGGREDLRQYLICRAPEDLPDAHRWKNLKAIGIAINNTLRDGKMCIGIRYYILSRYVSGRRFAEAVRSHWGVENNLHWQLDVTFQEDQSRIRKGHADMNFSILRRTALSLLKNESTAKVGIKNKRLNAAWDETYLAKVLFGK comes from the coding sequence ATGCCTTTGTCCACCAGTTTTGTCGATCATTTCTCTGATGTTACGGATCCAAGGCGCGGTGAGCCGGTCTATCCGCTTCAAAATATTCTGTTCATTGCAGTCTGTGCTGTGATCAGTGGCGCGGATGATTTTGTCGCGATTGCGAAGTTTGGCAGAACGAAACGAGATTGGTTTGCGAAGTATCTCGATCTGTCCGCAGGGATTCCGTCGCACGATCGTTTCAACGCCATCCTCGCTCTGATTCGTCCTGCAGAATTTGAAAAGTGCTTACTGAATTGGATCACTTCTCTGCAGAAAATCAGTGACGGACAAATCATCGCGATCGATGGTAAGACACTCCGTCGCAGCTATGACAAAGCCAGTGGCAAGTCGGCCATCCACATGGTCAGTGCATGGGCCACAGCCAATCATATCAGTCTCGGGCAAGTCGTCGTCGATGCGAAGAGTAATGAGATTACGGCGATTCCCAAACTGCTGGAATTGATCGAGGTTTCCGGTGCTTTAGTGACGATTGACGCCATGGGTTGCCAAACGGAAATCGCGTCGAAGATTGTCGACGCAGAGGCGGACTATTGTCTTGCCGCGAAAGGCAATCAGCCCACGCTACACGCAGGTCTTGTCGCGTTCTTCGCCGACCATTTGGAAGATGACTTTGCACGCTGTCCGGTGCGACGATTTGAAACGAAAGAAAACACCGGCGGCCGCGAAGATTTGCGACAGTATCTGATCTGTCGTGCGCCGGAGGATCTTCCGGACGCACATCGCTGGAAGAACCTGAAGGCGATCGGGATCGCGATCAACAACACTCTCCGCGACGGCAAAATGTGCATCGGCATCCGCTATTACATTTTAAGCCGTTATGTCTCCGGCCGTCGTTTCGCCGAAGCTGTGCGGAGCCATTGGGGTGTCGAGAACAATTTGCATTGGCAACTGGACGTCACTTTCCAGGAAGATCAATCGAGGATCCGCAAAGGCCACGCAGATATGAACTTCAGCATCCTTCGCCGCACGGCGTTGAGTCTTCTGAAAAACGAATCCACAGCCAAGGTGGGGATCAAAAACAAAAGACTCAATGCTGCCTGGGATGAGACATACCTCGCGAAAGTCCTGTTCGGCAAATGA
- a CDS encoding HTTM domain-containing protein → MTESTRSSAIRRRLCAPVDVASLACFRILFGMLLAWKVWYFLLHGGVQSEYIAQRLHFTYFGFGWVRPLPAVAMHLLVFVMGVLALFIMLGVFYRIAVALFCGGYTYLFLGGLRDIG, encoded by the coding sequence GTGACGGAATCCACTCGTTCTTCTGCCATCCGGCGCCGATTGTGTGCCCCCGTCGACGTTGCTTCGCTGGCTTGCTTTCGAATCCTGTTCGGAATGCTGCTCGCTTGGAAGGTCTGGTACTTTCTGTTGCACGGTGGAGTGCAGTCGGAATACATAGCGCAGCGTCTTCACTTCACGTATTTCGGCTTCGGCTGGGTTCGTCCTTTGCCAGCCGTGGCAATGCACCTGCTGGTTTTCGTAATGGGCGTGCTGGCATTGTTTATCATGCTGGGGGTGTTCTACAGAATTGCGGTTGCCCTCTTTTGCGGCGGCTACACGTATCTGTTCCTAGGCGGATTGCGCGACATTGGATAA
- a CDS encoding ISAs1 family transposase, which produces MSTVELAVTQELTGNIVHYFDQLKDPRSNINRLHLLGDVIVIAICGVLANADGPSAIAEWARLNADGLQKHLALPHGIPKKDTYRRVLSLLKPNDFQACFVQWIESLEGLSDEQKEGYRKQIAIDGKALRRSHDKKNGLGALFIVSAWASDQGISLGQVATEEKSNEITAIPKLLNEINIDEAIITIDAAGCQKNIAQQIVSGNADYVLALKGNQPKLYEVVQKFFLDHLEDDFARCPVSRYEETEKGHGRQEQRIYYQATVPVDFDVGHKWAGLKTIGTAIRMYEQDGIHHSDVRYYISSLRRKGELFATTVRGHWAIENTLHWSLDMTYREDESRVRNRIFANNLSWLRRLTLSLIKKHPGKQSNVMKRRMAGWNIDYLMQILTGKTT; this is translated from the coding sequence ATGTCGACAGTTGAACTGGCGGTCACCCAGGAGCTGACAGGAAACATTGTTCATTACTTTGATCAATTGAAAGACCCGCGTTCCAACATCAATCGTCTGCATCTGCTTGGTGATGTGATTGTGATCGCCATTTGCGGAGTGCTGGCCAACGCCGACGGCCCCAGTGCGATTGCGGAATGGGCGCGACTGAATGCCGATGGCCTGCAGAAACACCTGGCACTTCCGCATGGCATTCCGAAAAAAGATACGTACCGGCGCGTCCTTTCTCTCCTGAAGCCGAACGACTTTCAAGCGTGCTTCGTGCAATGGATTGAATCGCTGGAAGGACTTTCCGACGAACAGAAAGAAGGCTACAGAAAACAGATTGCGATTGATGGCAAAGCACTCCGTCGATCACATGACAAAAAGAATGGGCTGGGTGCGTTGTTCATCGTGAGTGCGTGGGCTTCTGATCAGGGGATTTCTCTGGGACAGGTGGCGACGGAAGAGAAGTCGAACGAGATCACCGCGATCCCGAAATTACTGAACGAAATCAATATCGATGAGGCGATCATTACGATTGACGCAGCGGGTTGTCAAAAAAACATTGCGCAGCAGATCGTGTCTGGCAATGCAGACTATGTGTTAGCCCTGAAAGGCAACCAACCGAAACTCTATGAGGTCGTGCAGAAGTTTTTTCTCGATCACCTGGAGGATGACTTCGCTCGCTGTCCCGTCAGTCGCTATGAAGAAACAGAGAAGGGACACGGTCGGCAGGAACAGAGAATCTACTATCAGGCGACCGTGCCTGTCGATTTTGACGTGGGCCACAAATGGGCCGGACTCAAGACCATCGGAACGGCGATCCGAATGTACGAGCAGGACGGCATTCATCATTCTGACGTTCGCTACTACATCAGCAGTCTGCGTCGCAAAGGCGAGCTGTTCGCAACAACGGTTCGTGGTCACTGGGCCATAGAAAACACGCTGCACTGGAGTCTCGACATGACCTACCGCGAGGATGAGAGTCGAGTCCGAAACCGAATCTTCGCGAACAATTTGTCATGGCTCAGACGACTCACACTCAGCCTCATCAAGAAACATCCTGGCAAACAAAGCAACGTCATGAAAAGAAGAATGGCCGGATGGAACATTGACTATTTGATGCAAATCCTTACCGGCAAAACAACTTAG